From Brachionichthys hirsutus isolate HB-005 chromosome 2, CSIRO-AGI_Bhir_v1, whole genome shotgun sequence, one genomic window encodes:
- the idh3g gene encoding isocitrate dehydrogenase [NAD] subunit gamma, mitochondrial isoform X4 produces the protein MAAHSAALSLSKIINPFWGGRLGNTVKVRHRCSVFGTTVTSHRNKAVLAPPPAKYGGRHTVTLIPGDGIGPELLSHVREVFRFSCVPVDFEVVHVNSASETEDDINNAITAIRRNGVALKGNIETKHTMAPSVKSSNHLLRTSLDLYANVMHCQSLPGVQTRHKNIDILIIRENTEGEYSSLEHESVSGVVECLKIITRSNSLRIAEYAFRLAREKGRRRVTAVHKANIMKLADGLFLQCCREVASGYPDITFDTMIVDNTTMQLVSNPQQFDVMVMPNLYGNVVSNVCAGLVGGPGLVPGANYGRDYAVFETATRNTGKSIANKNIANPTAMLLASCMMLDHLMLYDHASSIRNAVLTTMNGTRLHTPDIGGQGTTSEVVQSIMKIIQSKGQLTAEL, from the exons ATGGCTGCCCACAGTGCTGCGCTTTCGCTGTCCAAAATTATAAATCCTTTTTGGGGTGGACGCCTTGGAAATACTGTTAAAGTAAGACATCGTTGTTCC GTATTTGGAACAACTGTGACAAGTCATCGGAATAAAGCCGTGCTTGCT CCCCCACCTGCCAAGTATGGAGGCAGACACACCGTGACCCTCATACCTGGAGATGGAATTGGCCCAGAGCTGCTCAGTCATGTCAGAGAAGTCTTCAG GTTCAGCTGTGTTCCAGTGGACTTTGAGGTTGTTCATGTCAACTCTGCATCAGAGACTGAGGATGACATCAATAATGCTATCACTGCTATCCGCCGTAATGGAGTTGCCCTCAAAg GTAACATAGAAACCAAACATACCATGGCACCGTCTGTCAAATCCAGTAACCATCTCCTTCG GACGAGCTTGGACTTGTATGCCAATGTGATGCATTGTCAGTCCCTCCCCGGAGTCCAGACTCGTCACAAGAACATTGACATCTTGATCATCAGGGAGAACACGGAGGGGGAGTACAGCAGTCTGGAGCACGAG agTGTATCGGGTGTGGTGGAGTGTCTTAAGATCATCACCAGGTCCAATTCCTTAAGGATTGCCGAATATGCTTTTCGCTTGGCCAGGGAGAAAGGCCGACGTCGGGTCACTGCTGTGCACAAGGCCAACATCAT gaagcTTGCTGATGGCTTGTTCCTGCAGTGTTGCAGAGAAGTGGCCTCTGGTTACCCAGACATCACATTTGACACCATGATTGTGGACAACACCACTATGCAG cTGGTGTCCAACCCCCAGCAGTTTGACGTGATGGTCATGCCCAATCTGTATGGGAATGTGGTGAGCAACGTGTGTGCAGGCCTGGTGGGAGGGCCGGGCCTCGTGCCCGGGGCTAACTACGGCCGCGATTACGCTGTCTTTGAAACG GCCACCAGGAATACCGGGAAGAGcattgcaaataaaaacattgctaACCCCACTGCCATGCTGCTAGCCAGCTGCATGATGCTGGATCACCTCAT GCTTTACGACCATGCAAGTTCAATCCGGAATGCTGTCCTCACTACCATGAATGGAACCAGG TTGCACACCCCTGATATCGGGGGTCAGGGCACCACATCAGAGGTGGTCCAGTCCATCATGAAGATCATCCAGAGTAAAGGGCAGCTCACAGCTGAGCTCTAA
- the idh3g gene encoding isocitrate dehydrogenase [NAD] subunit gamma, mitochondrial isoform X1, whose amino-acid sequence MAAHSAALSLSKIINPFWGGRLGNTVKVFGTTVTSHRNKAVLAQRENIPPPAKYGGRHTVTLIPGDGIGPELLSHVREVFRFSCVPVDFEVVHVNSASETEDDINNAITAIRRNGVALKGNIETKHTMAPSVKSSNHLLRTSLDLYANVMHCQSLPGVQTRHKNIDILIIRENTEGEYSSLEHESVSGVVECLKIITRSNSLRIAEYAFRLAREKGRRRVTAVHKANIMKLADGLFLQCCREVASGYPDITFDTMIVDNTTMQLVSNPQQFDVMVMPNLYGNVVSNVCAGLVGGPGLVPGANYGRDYAVFETATRNTGKSIANKNIANPTAMLLASCMMLDHLMLYDHASSIRNAVLTTMNGTRLHTPDIGGQGTTSEVVQSIMKIIQSKGQLTAEL is encoded by the exons ATGGCTGCCCACAGTGCTGCGCTTTCGCTGTCCAAAATTATAAATCCTTTTTGGGGTGGACGCCTTGGAAATACTGTTAAA GTATTTGGAACAACTGTGACAAGTCATCGGAATAAAGCCGTGCTTGCT cagagagaaaacatA CCCCCACCTGCCAAGTATGGAGGCAGACACACCGTGACCCTCATACCTGGAGATGGAATTGGCCCAGAGCTGCTCAGTCATGTCAGAGAAGTCTTCAG GTTCAGCTGTGTTCCAGTGGACTTTGAGGTTGTTCATGTCAACTCTGCATCAGAGACTGAGGATGACATCAATAATGCTATCACTGCTATCCGCCGTAATGGAGTTGCCCTCAAAg GTAACATAGAAACCAAACATACCATGGCACCGTCTGTCAAATCCAGTAACCATCTCCTTCG GACGAGCTTGGACTTGTATGCCAATGTGATGCATTGTCAGTCCCTCCCCGGAGTCCAGACTCGTCACAAGAACATTGACATCTTGATCATCAGGGAGAACACGGAGGGGGAGTACAGCAGTCTGGAGCACGAG agTGTATCGGGTGTGGTGGAGTGTCTTAAGATCATCACCAGGTCCAATTCCTTAAGGATTGCCGAATATGCTTTTCGCTTGGCCAGGGAGAAAGGCCGACGTCGGGTCACTGCTGTGCACAAGGCCAACATCAT gaagcTTGCTGATGGCTTGTTCCTGCAGTGTTGCAGAGAAGTGGCCTCTGGTTACCCAGACATCACATTTGACACCATGATTGTGGACAACACCACTATGCAG cTGGTGTCCAACCCCCAGCAGTTTGACGTGATGGTCATGCCCAATCTGTATGGGAATGTGGTGAGCAACGTGTGTGCAGGCCTGGTGGGAGGGCCGGGCCTCGTGCCCGGGGCTAACTACGGCCGCGATTACGCTGTCTTTGAAACG GCCACCAGGAATACCGGGAAGAGcattgcaaataaaaacattgctaACCCCACTGCCATGCTGCTAGCCAGCTGCATGATGCTGGATCACCTCAT GCTTTACGACCATGCAAGTTCAATCCGGAATGCTGTCCTCACTACCATGAATGGAACCAGG TTGCACACCCCTGATATCGGGGGTCAGGGCACCACATCAGAGGTGGTCCAGTCCATCATGAAGATCATCCAGAGTAAAGGGCAGCTCACAGCTGAGCTCTAA
- the idh3g gene encoding isocitrate dehydrogenase [NAD] subunit gamma, mitochondrial isoform X2, with protein sequence MAAHSAALSLSKIINPFWGGRLGNTVKVFGTTVTSHRNKAVLARENIPPPAKYGGRHTVTLIPGDGIGPELLSHVREVFRFSCVPVDFEVVHVNSASETEDDINNAITAIRRNGVALKGNIETKHTMAPSVKSSNHLLRTSLDLYANVMHCQSLPGVQTRHKNIDILIIRENTEGEYSSLEHESVSGVVECLKIITRSNSLRIAEYAFRLAREKGRRRVTAVHKANIMKLADGLFLQCCREVASGYPDITFDTMIVDNTTMQLVSNPQQFDVMVMPNLYGNVVSNVCAGLVGGPGLVPGANYGRDYAVFETATRNTGKSIANKNIANPTAMLLASCMMLDHLMLYDHASSIRNAVLTTMNGTRLHTPDIGGQGTTSEVVQSIMKIIQSKGQLTAEL encoded by the exons ATGGCTGCCCACAGTGCTGCGCTTTCGCTGTCCAAAATTATAAATCCTTTTTGGGGTGGACGCCTTGGAAATACTGTTAAA GTATTTGGAACAACTGTGACAAGTCATCGGAATAAAGCCGTGCTTGCT agagaaaacatA CCCCCACCTGCCAAGTATGGAGGCAGACACACCGTGACCCTCATACCTGGAGATGGAATTGGCCCAGAGCTGCTCAGTCATGTCAGAGAAGTCTTCAG GTTCAGCTGTGTTCCAGTGGACTTTGAGGTTGTTCATGTCAACTCTGCATCAGAGACTGAGGATGACATCAATAATGCTATCACTGCTATCCGCCGTAATGGAGTTGCCCTCAAAg GTAACATAGAAACCAAACATACCATGGCACCGTCTGTCAAATCCAGTAACCATCTCCTTCG GACGAGCTTGGACTTGTATGCCAATGTGATGCATTGTCAGTCCCTCCCCGGAGTCCAGACTCGTCACAAGAACATTGACATCTTGATCATCAGGGAGAACACGGAGGGGGAGTACAGCAGTCTGGAGCACGAG agTGTATCGGGTGTGGTGGAGTGTCTTAAGATCATCACCAGGTCCAATTCCTTAAGGATTGCCGAATATGCTTTTCGCTTGGCCAGGGAGAAAGGCCGACGTCGGGTCACTGCTGTGCACAAGGCCAACATCAT gaagcTTGCTGATGGCTTGTTCCTGCAGTGTTGCAGAGAAGTGGCCTCTGGTTACCCAGACATCACATTTGACACCATGATTGTGGACAACACCACTATGCAG cTGGTGTCCAACCCCCAGCAGTTTGACGTGATGGTCATGCCCAATCTGTATGGGAATGTGGTGAGCAACGTGTGTGCAGGCCTGGTGGGAGGGCCGGGCCTCGTGCCCGGGGCTAACTACGGCCGCGATTACGCTGTCTTTGAAACG GCCACCAGGAATACCGGGAAGAGcattgcaaataaaaacattgctaACCCCACTGCCATGCTGCTAGCCAGCTGCATGATGCTGGATCACCTCAT GCTTTACGACCATGCAAGTTCAATCCGGAATGCTGTCCTCACTACCATGAATGGAACCAGG TTGCACACCCCTGATATCGGGGGTCAGGGCACCACATCAGAGGTGGTCCAGTCCATCATGAAGATCATCCAGAGTAAAGGGCAGCTCACAGCTGAGCTCTAA
- the fam3a gene encoding protein FAM3A produces the protein MRLAGPVRIVVVLLLLGFTWLLASSLFGGQSGSSVRNFFTGSVSEEPTAVDVRPRKYKCGLSAPCPPKHLAFRLVSGAANVIGPKICLEDKMLLSGVKNNVGRGLNIALVNGVTGELMHTKTFDMWAGDVNDLLKFIRPLHEGTLVFVASFDDPATKLNDESRRLFEELGSSTVKDLAFRDSWVFVGAKGIENKSPFEQRMKNSKNGNKYEGWPESLEMDGCVPIRAPLEG, from the exons ATGAGATTGGCAG GCCCAGTGAGAATTGtggtggttctgctgctgctggggttCACCTGGCTGCTGGCGAGTTCCTTATTCGGAGGGCAGAGCGGTTCATCTGTGCGGAATTTCTTCACTG GTTCGGTGAGTGAGGAGCCAACAGCTG TTGATGTCCGGCCTCGAAAATATAAATGTGGACTTTCAGCCCCCTGTCCCCCAAAACATTTGGCTTTTCGCCTGGTGTCTGGTGCTGCCAACGTCATCGGGCCCAAAATCTGCCTTGAGGACAAGAT GTTACTGAGCGGCGTAAAGAATAACGTCGGCCGAGGACTAAACATAGCACTGGTCAATG GTGTGACGGGAGAGCTCATGCACACAAAGACTTTTGATATGTGGGCGGGAG ACGTTAATGACTTGCTGAAGTTCATCCGACCGCTGCACGAAGGAACACTTGTCTTTGTGGCTTCCTTTGATGATCCGGCTACAAA GTTGAACGACGAATCCCGACGATTATTTGAGGAGCTTGGCAGCTCAACGGTGAAGGATCTGGCCTTCAGAGACAGCTGGGTGTTTGTCGGCGCCAAGGGCATCGAGAACAAGAGTCCCTTTGAGCAG cGTATGAAGAACAGCAAAAACGGCAACAAGTATGAAGGCTGGCCCGAGTCTCTGGAGATGGACGGATGCGTTCCTATCCGAGCTCCTTTGGAAGGATAA
- the idh3g gene encoding isocitrate dehydrogenase [NAD] subunit gamma, mitochondrial isoform X3, translated as MAAHSAALSLSKIINPFWGGRLGNTVKVFGTTVTSHRNKAVLAVSESPPPAKYGGRHTVTLIPGDGIGPELLSHVREVFRFSCVPVDFEVVHVNSASETEDDINNAITAIRRNGVALKGNIETKHTMAPSVKSSNHLLRTSLDLYANVMHCQSLPGVQTRHKNIDILIIRENTEGEYSSLEHESVSGVVECLKIITRSNSLRIAEYAFRLAREKGRRRVTAVHKANIMKLADGLFLQCCREVASGYPDITFDTMIVDNTTMQLVSNPQQFDVMVMPNLYGNVVSNVCAGLVGGPGLVPGANYGRDYAVFETATRNTGKSIANKNIANPTAMLLASCMMLDHLMLYDHASSIRNAVLTTMNGTRLHTPDIGGQGTTSEVVQSIMKIIQSKGQLTAEL; from the exons ATGGCTGCCCACAGTGCTGCGCTTTCGCTGTCCAAAATTATAAATCCTTTTTGGGGTGGACGCCTTGGAAATACTGTTAAA GTATTTGGAACAACTGTGACAAGTCATCGGAATAAAGCCGTGCTTGCTGTGAGTGAATCG CCCCCACCTGCCAAGTATGGAGGCAGACACACCGTGACCCTCATACCTGGAGATGGAATTGGCCCAGAGCTGCTCAGTCATGTCAGAGAAGTCTTCAG GTTCAGCTGTGTTCCAGTGGACTTTGAGGTTGTTCATGTCAACTCTGCATCAGAGACTGAGGATGACATCAATAATGCTATCACTGCTATCCGCCGTAATGGAGTTGCCCTCAAAg GTAACATAGAAACCAAACATACCATGGCACCGTCTGTCAAATCCAGTAACCATCTCCTTCG GACGAGCTTGGACTTGTATGCCAATGTGATGCATTGTCAGTCCCTCCCCGGAGTCCAGACTCGTCACAAGAACATTGACATCTTGATCATCAGGGAGAACACGGAGGGGGAGTACAGCAGTCTGGAGCACGAG agTGTATCGGGTGTGGTGGAGTGTCTTAAGATCATCACCAGGTCCAATTCCTTAAGGATTGCCGAATATGCTTTTCGCTTGGCCAGGGAGAAAGGCCGACGTCGGGTCACTGCTGTGCACAAGGCCAACATCAT gaagcTTGCTGATGGCTTGTTCCTGCAGTGTTGCAGAGAAGTGGCCTCTGGTTACCCAGACATCACATTTGACACCATGATTGTGGACAACACCACTATGCAG cTGGTGTCCAACCCCCAGCAGTTTGACGTGATGGTCATGCCCAATCTGTATGGGAATGTGGTGAGCAACGTGTGTGCAGGCCTGGTGGGAGGGCCGGGCCTCGTGCCCGGGGCTAACTACGGCCGCGATTACGCTGTCTTTGAAACG GCCACCAGGAATACCGGGAAGAGcattgcaaataaaaacattgctaACCCCACTGCCATGCTGCTAGCCAGCTGCATGATGCTGGATCACCTCAT GCTTTACGACCATGCAAGTTCAATCCGGAATGCTGTCCTCACTACCATGAATGGAACCAGG TTGCACACCCCTGATATCGGGGGTCAGGGCACCACATCAGAGGTGGTCCAGTCCATCATGAAGATCATCCAGAGTAAAGGGCAGCTCACAGCTGAGCTCTAA